AGCTCGCAATGAACGGTTTTGGGCCGCACACGAAAAAACTCGTCTCGGCAAGAGTAAAACCAGAGACGACCTCTCTCAAGCGGTCAATGTCTAAGCGACCAACAGGCTCTCCTGAAGGAGCCTCTCTTGTAAACACATACACAACACGAAACGGTCCTTGCCCGTCCTCTGCGCCCTTTTTGGCAAGGCTATCAATCATTTCTTTTTGAACGATCTCATGCGGAGTCCTCACTGAGTAGATGAGCAATAGCCTGCCCTCCCTCCCTTCCTCGAGCGCCTGACGAATCATCCCCAAGAAGGGTGTGACGCCAACACCCCCGGCAAGAAACGCGAGGTCCTTCGTCTTCGCCCGCTTCAGCGTATACGTGCCGAACGGCCCCTTTACGAACAAACGCGCTCCTTCTTTCATGGCGTGAAGACGCGAGGAAAACTCGCCGTGCCGCTTCACCCCAAACAGTAAGAACGCATCGCTCGGAATCGATGCGAGAGAATACGCTCGAGACTCCGCGAACGATTCGTCAAAAGAAAGTATGCAAAACTGGCCCGGGGTGAAAGAAAACCCTTCGGGCTTGGTCAAGAAGAACAGCTTCACTTCGTCCCCGACCTGCTCCACTCGCTCAATACTACACTCAAACACCGCAGCAGTCATGGTTGCGGCCCTCAACTCCGCGTCTTCTTAAAAAGTTTTCCCAAGCCCCTTTTTCCCAAACACCCCTTCGTAACGCCTTTCACCTCAATCCCACGCACGTGATGCAAGAAGCCCACAGTCATACTCCGTATTCATCACATTCCAATCATAAAACTTAAAAGAAACGGTTGCATCTCCTTCGTTACCACTTTAGAAAAAAAACAAAAGAACGTACCGACGATCACGAGCCAAACGTCAACGCACCATGAACGAACGCAACAAAAACGATCCAAACATACCACGCACGCCTTCTGAGAACGACCAACGCCTTGAAAGGCTAGTTGAATCATGCGAGGAAGAAGGGCTCGGACTCGAAGGAAACTCCCGCAACGCCCCAACGGACCAGAACGCTTCCCAAACAATTGATGTGAAAGCCCTGCACCTCGCAGAGCAAACACGAAACACAGAATACCTCAAAACATACCTCACCAAACAAAACGTTCCTGAAGAAACACTACCCGTGTTCCTCTCAACGTTCGAGACATACCAACACCTGTCCTGCGCAACGGAACTACTCTACCCCCTCCTCTCCTCCTTTGAAAACGATCACAACCTACAGCGCACAGTTCTCATAGCAAAGCTTCTTTCAAGCGAAGACGTCTACCAAACCGTCAAGACCTATCAAGAACGATTCCAAAGCGGATTCTTCATTGCAAGCGTCATCTCCCGCGACCTCTCCTCCCGCTTCTTTCCCCAAAACGGGACGCTGTCGCAAGATTTCTTTACCAGACGAGTTCTTGAACCAGCAGCAAAAAACTATACCACCCAGCTCAGGAAGGAAACCGTGCTTAAGGGGGCACAAACCTACTACGAACTCGGCCTTCACCACCCCTACCTCGCCGCCGTGAGTGAAGCAGCAACGCTCCACATCGCAGAACGAACCGCAACCCTTCTCACCCTCCCTGAAATACTCGCCATCATTCAAGACCAACACGAAAAAGAACAGCAGCGCCGTCTCTTGTGCAAAATAGGCGCTCACGCTGTATCCCTTGCGGGAACGAGGGGTGATGAGCACACCCTCGTTCGCGCTGCACAGCACTACGCAAAGCACCTCTAGCGCAGAAGCTAACAACGCCATCGACCAGAGCACCGCCAAGCAGCAAACACGAACACATGACGATCAACAACAGCTCTGCTAACACGATATCTCTGCTAACACGCAGCCGCTGCCAAGGAGAGAAACGCGAGAAAGAGGGAGCTAAAACCGCCATCAACAACGAAAAGAAAGATTTGCCTGCGACATCTTTTTAAAATCCTGGTTTCTTCTTTCAAGGCAACACTCAATGACTACAAACAACCAGATCGCCAACCGCAAATCCATCAACTACGAAGCGGTCAATTTCCGCTGCGGCATTGAAATCCACCAGCAACTAGAAGGAAAAAAACTCTTCTGCCCTTGCCCTACCATCATTCGCAAAGATGAGCCACACTTCACCATCGTCAGGCGGCTGCGCGCCTCCGCAGGAGAGAGCGGCGCTGTAGATGCCGCAGCGAGCTTTGAACAGGCAAAGCAAAAAACATTTCTCTACCAAGGATACCAAGACACCACCTGCCTCGTTGAACTTGATGAAGAACCCATACACCCCATCAACAGAGAAGTGCTCATCACAGCCCTCCAAGTTGCAAAACTCCTCTCCTGCACCATCATTCCGTCTCTGCAAGTCATGCGCAAGGTTGTCGTCGACGGCAGTAACGTCTCAGGATTTCAACGAACAATACTTGTCGGGGTCAATGGCACGCTCAACGTAGACGGCGCAACAATCACCATCCCGACCGTCTGTCTTGAAGAGGAAGCCTGCCAAGTAGTAGAGCGAACCAAGGAGCAAGACACGTACAATCTCTCCCGCCTCGGCATCCCCCTCATTGAAATCGCAACCGGGCCGGACATCACCTCGCCCGAACAATGCCAAATTGTTGCTGCAAAGCTCGGCATGATTCTGCGCAGCACAGGAGCGTGCAAACGCGGCATTGGAAGCATTCGCCAAGACATCAACGTCAGCACAAAAAACCACCCCCGTGTTGAAATAAAAGGCTTCCAAGACCTGCGCAGCATCCCGGCCATCCTTGCCTTCGAAATACAAAGACAGCAAGACGCAGTTGCAAAGAAAGAAAACCTCGCCTCCCACGTTCGTAAAGCAGAACCAGACATGACTACCTCCTACTTACGGCCCATGCCGGGAGCGGACAGGATGTACCCCGAAACAGACCACCCCCCCATCGAAGTCAACCACGATGACGTGCTCATCCCCCGACTCCTCGACGACATCGCAGAAGAACTCAAAACAAAATACGGCATCCCCCCCGACCTCGTCAAAGACATTATCAACAAGAACCTGCCCTTTGAAGAGTACGTCAAAACCTACAACGCTGTCGACCCCAAGCTCATCGCTGCCATCATCGTGAAAAACCCGAAGGAACTGCGCCGAAAGCTGGGCCTCGAATACAACGTTCACCGCCACGCTCCCGCACTCCTCTCACGCCTTCAATCAAGAACCATTACACCAAGCAGCGTCATGGAAATTCAAGAGCGCCAAGCCAGAGGAGAAGCAATTCATTGGTCATTGTACGAGCCCATCAGCGAAGCAGCCATTGAAGGCACGGTCAAACGAGTCATGCAAGAAAATCCCAACGCGCCCATCGGGGCACTCATGGGCATTATCATGAAAGAACTCAGAGGGAAAGCTGACGGCAAAACCGTCATGGAACTCCTCAAAAAGCACAAAACATAAGCGCTTTCAAGCACTCTGACAACGAAGGCAACGCCGCAGAAACCTGTTTTACCGCTTCCGCCTCGCTCCACCCTTCTTTTCAACCCGGCGCTTCCCACTGCTCTTCTTCGAACTCCTCGCTGATTTTGCTCTTGCAGCCTTCTTCTTCGCCACCGTTTTCCTCGTGATAGCTTTTTTGCCAGTCTTCTTCTGAGCTGTTTTCTTCTTTCCAACAGGCTTCTTCTTTGGCTTCTTCTTTGCAGCACCACGCGCAGCCCTGGACGCCTTTGTTTTCTTCTCCGCCCGAGCTCCGCCACGCTTCTGCTTCCTGAGTCGCTCAACTTGTAACTTCACCTGCGCACTCATCTTTTTCGCGTGCTCCATCGCCCGCTTGGCCTCCATGCTCGCACGCTTCTTCGCCTCACTCGCCGCCTTTTTTGCCTCAGCGACGGCCTTTTGCACCTTCTCTTTCAATTGATCGTGTCTGCCGGACTCTTTTTTCAACTTCTGAACCTTCGCCTCTAACTCAGCGATCTTGGCGCGGTACACGTTATGAATCTCCTCACGAACAGCTCTTGTGTGCTCTTCGACGACGTTGCGAAGCTCTTGAGCACGCGCCTTGGAGTGCTCAAGCATCACCTTGACCATCTCCCTCCCCTCTTCCTCAGTCAAACCGTACTCTTCACAAAGATACGTCACGAAACGTTCAATCTGGTCCTTTGAAAGCGAGCAAAGCCCCACGCCCAGCTTCATCGCTTGTTTCCAAATGCGTAGCGCGGCGCCGCTCTTCGCCCGAGCAGCGTTCTGGGCAATCTCAGAAGAAAGCTCCTCGTCCCTCGCGTACAACTTATACGGATTATAGTCCATGCACGAACCACCCCCAACAAAAGAGAGAAGCAGGCAACTCCTATTTATTGATTTCGCTGGATTACCGCGTTATCACCCCCGCCCCCGACCTTGGATCGCACAAAACCGTGCAAGAAAAGCGGACGAAAGCACTCACCGTTTTCGAACTCGCAGGCCTGCAAAAAGCTTAAAACAAAGACAGGCATCCATTAAAAAACACCCTGTAAAAAAACACTCGGCGGCACTCGGCGGGCTCGGACGTGCAAGCCCTGAGCTCCTGGACAGAACACGACCCCGACCCCATCCCTTTTAAGAATAAACAAGCAACAACAAAAAAGAAGCACCAGTACTAAGGCAGTGTATTGAACAACTATATTGAACAACTAGCAGAATTAATAACGGCACTATGAACAGGGCATTATGAACAGAGTTGTCACCCCCTTCGAACCCGACCTTGCAACACTAAGGAAAGAATACACGCTCGTGGACATGCACGTCCACACGGCATACTCGCACGACTGCGCAACGAAACCAGAGGCTATTGCAAAAAAGCTCCGCGAACTAAACATCGGAGCCGCCATCACCGACCACAACGTCATAGGCGGCGCAATGGAACTGTCCACCCACGACGACCTCTTCATCATACCCGGCATTGAAGTCACCAGCAAAGAACGAAAAGACCTCCTCATCTACTTCAACACCCCCCGGGCACTCGAACACTTCTACCAAACAATCATCGCGCCGAACCTCAAGCGGCAAGAGCGCGCCTTGTTTTCCACAACCAAACTCCCCCTCACAACAATTATCGACGAAGCCAGACAGTACGACTGTCTCATAAGCATCCCCCACCCCTTCGCCACCCGCCCAAAAAACGCTCATGCTTATTTCTCACAGCTCAACAACCAAGACGCCCTGGCAAGCATAGACGCTATTGAAGTTCTCAACCAAACCCAATCCGTCAAAGCAAATCTGGCCTCGCTTGGCTGGGCAGTGCAGGAAGGAAAAGTTTGCACGGGAGGAAGCGACGCCCACGTCCTCTCTTGGCTTGGAAAGGCCGTGACCGCGACGAAAGGAACGACACCAAGCGCGTTCCTTGAAGCAATTAAGGAAGGAAACGCATTCATCTTCGGAAAGCAAGCATCCCCAACCAAGCGCTTCAGCAATCTTCCCACCATCTTCACACAAAAAGCAAACACCCTCCTCAAAGGAGCTCGCAGGCGGCAACATTGATTCCTTCTACCATTGACTCATTCCACCTCGCCAAGAACAGCAAAGTTTAAATAAGAGTACTGCCGATTCAGCCCACGCAACGAACCTTGCCAGAGCCCGTAATGAGTACAAAGGGCAGGAAGGGACAGGAAAGAAATAGGAAAGCAAAGGACCAAGGACAAGAACCCGCCCATCAAACCTTTCAAGTAACACACAGGAAAAGCCCCTTACTGGAAGGGGTGGTTTCGAGCGGCGACAACCCATGCACTACCAAAGCAGCGACCTCCTCACCAACGACGTACCGGCTGAAGACGACTGGCAAGTGATGGAGCAATACGCCACAATTCTCTCCACGTGCAATGTTTCACTCTTTATACAAGGTCACGAAGCACCCTACTTCTTTCCCTCCTACCACGCATTCGAGCAATTTCTTTTGTCCATGAGATGGTGCGAGAAACGGGACGCAGCAGTCCAATCCAGGATAGATTCCTGTGTTGAAGACATCATCACCGAAAACATGATCCGAGAGCGAGAACAGGACGAACGAACAGCAACGCAGTTCTTTAACGCCCTTGATCGAGCAGTAGCAGAACATCAAGGAGGCAGCTTCGGCTCCCCCGGTGATGGCTTAACACCTGACGTGCAAGCACGCTGCTACGAGCAAGCCAACCAAGAAGTACCTCGTTACTGGTCCGAAGACACCTGGCGAAAACCGGACGACATTGCTCGACTTGTCCAAGAGAACAGGAACGCCATTGATGCGCTCTCACTCCTCGTTGCCCAGCGCGCACAGCCTTCCACCTACCTTCCACCGCACGTTGAACAAGAAAACGCCGCGCGAGGAACAACGCAAGAAACAACGAAGGATAAGGTGGCATAGCACGCGGGTGGCATAACGCGTTCTGTTCTTCACTGGTGCTTTCTCACCAAGCAGTTCTGCCTCTATGTTCCATTCCCTAGTTCAATCTCGCTCAAAGAGATGAAAGAATAAAGAGAACAAAAGAAGCAAAAGAAAAAGCGGGCCTGGTGGGACTTTCGCCACGTTCTCGCACAAGCTGCACGGGTCGTAAAGCAAGCAAAATGCTCAGACAACCCTTTTTGCTTCTTTTTGGCGTCTCGCTGGTTCGAACCCACGACCTACTGCTTAGGAGGCAGTTGCGCTATCCAGGCTGCGCTACAGGCCCGCCACGCCCTGCCGCAAACACCATTGATTTTTAAATCTTTACTCAGCCCCCTCTCTTGTCAACGAATCACCCACCGACCAACCGAACACA
The DNA window shown above is from Candidatus Woesearchaeota archaeon and carries:
- a CDS encoding FAD-dependent oxidoreductase; amino-acid sequence: MTAAVFECSIERVEQVGDEVKLFFLTKPEGFSFTPGQFCILSFDESFAESRAYSLASIPSDAFLLFGVKRHGEFSSRLHAMKEGARLFVKGPFGTYTLKRAKTKDLAFLAGGVGVTPFLGMIRQALEEGREGRLLLIYSVRTPHEIVQKEMIDSLAKKGAEDGQGPFRVVYVFTREAPSGEPVGRLDIDRLREVVSGFTLAETSFFVCGPKPFIASCKEMLSTLGTPPEHIIIESWG
- the gatE gene encoding Glu-tRNA(Gln) amidotransferase GatDE subunit E; its protein translation is MTTNNQIANRKSINYEAVNFRCGIEIHQQLEGKKLFCPCPTIIRKDEPHFTIVRRLRASAGESGAVDAAASFEQAKQKTFLYQGYQDTTCLVELDEEPIHPINREVLITALQVAKLLSCTIIPSLQVMRKVVVDGSNVSGFQRTILVGVNGTLNVDGATITIPTVCLEEEACQVVERTKEQDTYNLSRLGIPLIEIATGPDITSPEQCQIVAAKLGMILRSTGACKRGIGSIRQDINVSTKNHPRVEIKGFQDLRSIPAILAFEIQRQQDAVAKKENLASHVRKAEPDMTTSYLRPMPGADRMYPETDHPPIEVNHDDVLIPRLLDDIAEELKTKYGIPPDLVKDIINKNLPFEEYVKTYNAVDPKLIAAIIVKNPKELRRKLGLEYNVHRHAPALLSRLQSRTITPSSVMEIQERQARGEAIHWSLYEPISEAAIEGTVKRVMQENPNAPIGALMGIIMKELRGKADGKTVMELLKKHKT
- a CDS encoding PHP domain-containing protein, producing MNRVVTPFEPDLATLRKEYTLVDMHVHTAYSHDCATKPEAIAKKLRELNIGAAITDHNVIGGAMELSTHDDLFIIPGIEVTSKERKDLLIYFNTPRALEHFYQTIIAPNLKRQERALFSTTKLPLTTIIDEARQYDCLISIPHPFATRPKNAHAYFSQLNNQDALASIDAIEVLNQTQSVKANLASLGWAVQEGKVCTGGSDAHVLSWLGKAVTATKGTTPSAFLEAIKEGNAFIFGKQASPTKRFSNLPTIFTQKANTLLKGARRRQH